In Astatotilapia calliptera chromosome 23, fAstCal1.2, whole genome shotgun sequence, a genomic segment contains:
- the LOC113016160 gene encoding uncharacterized protein LOC113016160 isoform X1 has product MAEESSVYELEGLEKQLQTLFSRYSSDELRGDSEAFCFDFCKLVEEYASRWQVLLPQLRILEIALCYFAQASSFFTSNCDHVLRTLSSLALSVFELLLFFDQNDFYQEPLKHFTDTFQECYLALAKHQNVHLLQVERLVQGGGPWANPTVQAILSESSLPQNDVDGYISSQLPVFFELRVRYLLSCERIAEAMALAKCCARHPNTGQHLFFLQVYLTWLYKTSQHDCLHKEVADLNGKNAVHIICNLEFEETDELLLALITAFLSQQLWRGDMYYLCDLVFLWTKLHTRLNTSKQVLLEETRQLMLSATNVNSIFPFIRSILQEVGDDGIQLCVELCANALKSCLPCDTLTKSLIYKTIAGLLHNDLEVCRACALLVFFLERTVESYKMVYLLYMHPDQEYDAEYSSIGNNVRFETLQVLKKDLYFDPEFWNLIALRTNCLKLMNEKVVSAALEEIMEDKWISNYCTKDSAFRSSVLACQKGSKSVLQAEAKKRHHKEDTNAASKRLRMGTGKTPVNVDHSAKKKGNQGSRPLKERSAEPLRRSFWQLDRIRDSVGQAYEQHRRITRLSEKNLPKRRIRKPKWLLEDSGTLEENVPLKVKRHGLKHDKHHRSSLRSETGRIRNHAKHKSSVNLQLNESEDIKYQKGFSLDCSKPDSPPQVILELSLPDNELVGVFNEDVCNRKRGFPQVLLYKPTVKLPATSPLVKTVHRNKVILRARDPSIFVQQLHCYARRQKGKGNGLNIHSSVSTITRSSVHGSPPKDPLCGEPATETKDTIGFPAAAVKHRGSSVGEIQTSVSGKISSVRELSEKSASEMGDTTASSASTEIPRLDEIREVSTIASAEEACEEPTVEMKVTIASKSTVLGKAPTAKDVSKTEVSQTLISGKKKVTDKVHPVSNKGIASKSRNADRAQSQCQDREQELNSFQTESEEGKSDVSVIDLTTVSPKDSRGHVPCKSDSSWGRNEAALRKLTKIEASCTDHDSISDISSLTLVTEMVTDLPPGHLTQDLENEKERTPTNSASKDSRVGSKPKNPQNIRTTSSCSLQEQEALEVDGTVQTQDGSLDTWENSELMETPQESEESKLEYCCTFCKKDFKGTRVVAHAMFHYRKDECMFCGKVFTDDLQAMMHLSDHIEKLKRIKAEENGVPDTKDVSTLKPKAKMANTSSGSHSKGRPRKSTACPTSVSPPPESRKLRSNDKPVDGSSSQEKHNTSKHLNSKSPVHKVNGHIDKKKEFNRQKKDVEAMQILEQDANIGSSAANKKLACSTEDKLKVKATKQIWKVVTEKNTEPQEKISCPADGCSFFTDISKNRVALLYHALDDHYGELKPLELAFHVGNNKCSICMRVLWSFEHFQHHVERHRWSPRHPCLHQGCTARFKSGMEMRRHARKHSPLQAVCCLPGCSHLFICLWALNLHEREHYASKSTNSDKNTNAQTGDKLDDASAGRQQQSLPDSLTAAKKTESVKTALKLPEQASQELLVRIQDKAAPLSISRSSLIKQKLKKKNESKNSNVLKSLSNKETSAQPTDSSNRLRHNLRKGQVTSTALMAPKIHKVISSSLLKHSSKVRHNPKQKKQIKVNTKGPKKRGRPPKLNNAMDDEKINAGQKGEMVKEKTAMAKAQKSPAQLREKAVSAMESNKLNKEKSQQVQDGGERRAMSTSKLKKLVGKEIRRNYVQLKSSSFNSSKPSGITNSGIKKYRSLRRWVKIKNHSAPSDLKKTKKIANSNNNETLKKNPKPALKSHATSKSAVPQVEAKGAAVKGFADDEVKVKVENKDLTKKVTSDSELSVPAPCLNVPPTTEKARKLKTEEKSKKSLVIKEDKKTRTASSDSNKEKKHKMVNDEVNTETVRRDSQTREPALIQTVESKSEVPHVEARAAESSADEGKVKVKNTDATHNGSCDSVPANGSGVQPTPQKVQKLKREKRSKKSIATKEGKTTRTASSHSGNVNKKHKNINKRGNKKSVKADRSKMFKEKKTAKSKCIQQKGDSAESAPVDEEGKGKQEDSVAPLDSSGSSTPAATCDILHEKTCLPAAPEGSKPKVTNKEKSQRKKALDPSKADKKRKRVQKDDAKTVKKHRKDNAAQSASKKPAKSKSEVQPLAEAKAMTDGSPVGDGEKPSAETAQATNNGPGYSVITNGQMSGDAEDTKASVCKNTLAEYSKKPYMRLPPTAYLDEKYITMPKRRKDALSVLVSQMSNDLEQACLTSAVQRQRCANCFATFNSVEELQSHRQLQKCSDLFGFDSDDEGIVFN; this is encoded by the exons GAGTGTTTTTGagttgctgcttttctttgacCAGAACGACTTCTATCAGGAGCCACTGAAACACTTTACTGATACATTCCAG GAATGTTATTTGGCTCTTGCAAAGCACCAGAATGTTCACTTACTTCAGGTGGAGCGTTTGGTTCAGGGCGGCGGGCCTTGGGCCAACCCGACCGTACAGGCAATCCTCAGCGAGTCCAGTTTACCTCAGAATGACG TGGATGGATACATCAGCTCTCAGCTGCCGGTGTTCTTTGAGCTTCGCGTGCGCTACCTTTTATCCTGTGAGCGTATTGCTGAGGCTATGGCCCTGGCTAAGTGTTGTGCTCGGCATCCCAACACAGGACAACACTTGTTCTTCCTCCAGGTCTACCTCACGTGGCTTTACAAAACTTCACAGCATGACTGTCTACATAAAGAG GTTGCGGATCTTAATGGTAAAAATGCAGTGCACATCATCTGTAACTTGGAGTTTGAAGAAACGGATGAGTTACTGTTAGCTCTCATCACAGCCTTTCTGTCCCAGCAGCTCTGGAGGGGAGATATGTACTATTTGTG TGATCTTGTGTTCTTGTGGACTAAACTTCATACTCGGTTGAACACATCCAAGCAAGTTCTTCTAGAGGAGACTCGCCAGCTGATGCTGTCTGCCACTAATGTCAACTCGATCTTCCCGTTCATCAGATCCATACTGCAAGAA GTTGGAGACGATGGTATCCAGCTTTGTGTGGAGCTCTGTGCTAATGCACTGAAGTCTTGTCTTCCCTGTGATACCCTCACGAAATCACTAATCTACAAAACCATTGCCGGCCTGCTACACAATGATCTGGAGGTATGCCGGGCGTGTGCTCTTCTCGTCTTCTTCTTGGAGCGCACTGTTGAGTCCTACAAGATGGTCTACCTTCTTTACATGCATCCTGATCAAGAGTACGACGCAGAGTACAGCTCTATTGGAAATAATGTTCGCTTTGAAACGCTACAG GTCTTGAAGAAGGATCTGTATTTTGATCCAGAGTTTTGGAACCTCATTGCTTTGAGGACCAACTGTTTGAAGCTGATGAATGAGAAAGTGGTTAGTGCTGCTCTTGAAGAAATCATGGAGGACAAATGGATTTCAAACTACTGCACCAAAGACTCTGCTTTCCGATCAAGTGTGTTGGCATGTCAGAAAGGAAGTAAAAGTGTACTTCAGGCAGAAGCTAAAAAGCGGCATCATAAAGAGGATACGAATGCTGCATCAAAAAGACTAAGGATGGGCACAGGAAAAACACCAGTAAATGTTGATCACAGTGCAAAGAAGAAGGGCAACCAGGGGTCAAGACCTTTGAAAGAAAGATCTGCTGAACCTTTGAGGCGCTCATTTTGGCAGCTAGACAGAATACGGGACAGTGTAGGCCAAGCTTACGAACAACATAGACGCATTACACGGTTGTCTGAAAAGAATCTCCCAAAACGGAGAATTAGAAAACCAAAGTGGCTCCTAGAAGACTCGGGAACTCTTGAAGAGAACGTTCCCCTGAAGGTCAAAAGACATGGGTTAAAACATGACAAGCACCATCGATCATCTCTCAGATCAGAAACGGGTCGTATCAGGAACCATGCCAAACACAAATCTTCAGTGAACCTTCAGTTAAATGAAAGTGAAGACATTAAATACCAGAAAGGGTTTTCTTTGGATTGTTCTAAACCAGATTCTCCTCCACAAGTAATTCTGGAACTTTCGCTACCAGACAATGAACTTGTGGGTGTGTTTAATGAAGATGTTTGCAACCGAAAGAGAGGGTTCCCACAAGTGCTTCTTTACAAACCTACTGTGAAGCTTCCTGCAACATCACCACTCGTCAAGACTGTGCATCGTAACAAGGTGATTCTCAGAGCACGGGATCCATCCATATTTGTCCAGCAGTTGCATTGTTATGCAAGGCggcaaaaaggaaaaggaaatggGCTGAATATTCACAGCTCAGTATCCACAATCACACGGTCATCTGTGCACGGTAGCCCTCCAAAAGATCCGCTTTGTGGAGAACCTGCCACTGAGACAAAGGATACAATTGGctttccagcagcagcagttaaaCATAGAGGGTCCTCAGTTGGAGAAATTCAGACTTCTGTCTCAGGAAAGATATCTTCAGTAAGAGAGCTCTCTGAGAAGTCAGCTTCTGAAATGGGAGATACCACAGCGTCTTCAGCATCAACAGAAATTCCACGTTTAGATGAAATCCGCGAAGTTTCCACCATTGCTTCAGCAGAAGAGGCCTGTGAAGAGCCCACTGTTGAAATGAAAGTTACTATTGCCTCGAAATCCACGGTTTTAGGCAAAGCTCCAACAGCAAAAGATGTCTCAAAAACTGAAGTTTCTCAGACTTTAATATCAGGGAAAAAGAAAGTTACTGACAAAGTCCACCCAGTTTCCAATAAAGGGATTGCTTCCAAGTCTAGGAATGCTGATCGTGCACAGTCACAGTGTCAAGATAGAGAACAAGAACTTAACTCTTTCCAGACCGAGAGTGAAGAAGGCAAAAGCGATGTTTCTGTGATAGATCTCACAACGGTTTCACCTAAAGATTCAAGAGGACATGTGCCTTGTAAAAGTGACTCAAGTTGGGGAAGAAATGAAGCCGCTCTAAGGAAGTTAACCAAAATTGAGGCTTCATGTACAGACCATGACAGTATAAGTGACATATCTTCGCTAACACTAGTAACAGAGATGGTGACTGATCTTCCCCCTGGGCACCTTACTCAAGACCTGGAGAATGAAAAAGAGCGAACTCCAACCAATAGTGCCTCCAAAGACTCTAGAGTTGGAAGTAAACCTAAAAATCCTCAAAATATACGGACTACCTCCAGCTGCTCTTTACAAGAACAGGAGGCCTTGGAAGTTGATGGGACAGTGCAAACTCAGGATGGCAGTTTAGATACATGGGAGAACAGCGAACTTATGGAAACGCCACAAGAATCGGAGGAATCCAAGTTGGAGTACTGTTGTACCTTCTGCAAAAAGGATTTCAAGGGAACTCGTGTTGTGGCACATGCAATGTTCCATTATCGTAAAGATGAGTGCATGTTCTGTGGAAAAGTATTCACGGATGACCTCCAGGCCATGATGCACCTGTCTGATCATATAGAGAAGCTAAAGAGGATTAAAGCTGAAGAAAATGGGGTGCCTGACACCAAAGATGTCTCAACACTTAAACCCAAAGCTAAGATGGCAAACACATCTTCTGGGAGTCACAGTAAGGGGAGACCAAGGAAATCAACTGCCTGTCCTACATCAGTAAGCCCACCACCTGAAAGCAGAAAATTAAGATCCAATGACAAGCCTGTGGATGGTTCATCTTCACAAGAGAAACATAACACGTCTAAGCACCTTAATAGTAAAAGTCCTGTTCACAAAGTAAATGGGCATATCGACAAAAAGAAGGAATTtaacagacagaaaaaggaTGTGGAAGCTATGCAGATACTTGAACAAGATGCAAATATAGGCTCTTCTGCAGCAAACAAAAAGTTGGCCTGTTCCACAGAAGATAAATTAAAGGTGAAAGCTACAAAACAAATTTGGAAAgttgttacagaaaaaaatacagagcCCCAAGAGAAAATTAGCTGTCCCGCAGATGGATGCTCTTTTTTTACTGACATTTCAAAGAACCGTGTTGCACTTCTATACCATGCACTCGATGATCACTACGGTGAGCTGAAACCTTTAGAACTGGCGTTCCATGTCGGAAACAATAAATGTAGTATTTGCATGAGGGTTTTATGGAGTTTCGAACATTTTCAACATCATGTTGAAAGACACAGATGGAGTCCAAGGCATCCTTGCCTTCATCAGGGTTGTACTGCCAGGTTCAAAAGCGGAATGGAAATGAGACGCCATGCCAGGAAGCACAGTCCACTGCAGGCAGTGTGCTGCCTCCCTGGATgctctcatttatttatttgtctttggGCACTGAACCTTCATGAAAGAGAACACTATGCTTCAAAATCTACTaattcagacaaaaacacaaatgcacaaacagGCGACAAACTTGATGATGCATCAGCTGGGAGGCAGCAGCAGAGTTTGCCAGATAGTCTCACCGCTGCAAAGAAGACAGAGAGTGTGAAGACTGCACTAAAGTTACCAGAACAGGCAAGTCAAGAGTTGTTGGTAAGAATACAAGATAAAGCTGCTCCTCTCTCCATCAGCAGATCATCTTTGATAAAACAgaagttgaaaaagaaaaacgagagcAAGAATTCAAATGTATTGAAGAGTCTTTCCAACAAGGAAACCTCTGCACAGCCTACTGATTCAAGTAATAGATTAAGGCATAATTTGAGAAAAGGGCAAGTAACAAGTACAGCCCTGATGGCTCCCAAAATTCACAAAGTTATCTCATCATCATTgttaaaacacagcagcaaagtgAGGCATAACCcgaagcagaaaaaacaaatcaaagtaaacacaaaaggtCCTAAAAAAAGAGGTCGACCACCCAAGTTAAATAATGCAATGGATGATGAAAAGATTAACGCTGGTCAAAAGGGTGAAATGGTGAAAGAAAAAACTGCAATGGCCAAGGCTCAGAAGAGCCCTGCCCAGCTTCGAGAGAAAGCTGTCAGTGCAATGGAGAGTAACAAGctaaacaaagagaaaagtcAGCAGGTCCAAGATGGAGGTGAACGTAGAGCCATGTCAACCAGCAAATTGAAGAAATTGGTGGGCAAGGAGATCAGAAGGAATTATGTCCAACTAAAGTCTTCATCATTTAACAGTTCAAAACCATCAGGCATCACCAACTCTGGAATTAAAAAATACAGGTCACTAAGAAGATGggttaaaattaaaaatcattctGCACCTTCAGATCtcaagaagacaaagaagattGCAAACAGTAACAACAATGAGACTTTgaagaaaaacccaaaacctGCCTTAAAAAGCCATGCCACATCCAAATCTGCTGTCCCACAAGTCGAGGCCAAAGGAGCCGCAGTAAAAGGTTTTGCTGATGATGAAGTAAAAGTAAAGGTGGAAAACAAAGACTTGACTAAAAAGGTTACTAGTGACTCAGAGCTTTCTGTCCCAGCTCCCTGCTTAAACGTACCTCCCACCACTGAGAAGGCACGCAAgttaaaaacagaggaaaaatcaaagaaatcaCTTGTtataaaagaagacaaaaaaacaaggacTGCTTCCTCAGACTCGAACAAGGAAAAGAAGCACAAGATGGTAAATGATGAAGTCAACACGGAGACTGTCAGGAGGGATTCCCAGACTAGAGAACCAGCCTTAATACAAACTGTTGAGTCTAAATCGGAAGTCCCACACGTTGAGGCCAGAGCAGCAGAAAGTTCTGCTGATGAGGGAAAGGTGAAGGTGAAAAACACAGATGCGACACACAATGGCTCCTGTGACTCTGTGCCAGCTAACGGCTCAGGTGTTCAACCCACACCACAGAAAGTGCAGAAActaaaaagggagaaaaggtCAAAGAAATCAATAGCAACAAAAGAAGGGAAGACTACTCGAACTGCTTCTTCACACTCAGGCAATGTAAATAAGAAGcacaaaaatattaacaaaagaGGGAACAAAAAGTCTGTCAAAGCAGATCGCAGCAAAatgtttaaagagaaaaagacgGCAAAGTCAAAATGCATTCAGCAAAAGGGTGACTCGGCAGAATCTGCTCCTGTTGACGAGGAGGGAAAAGGAAAGCAAGAAGACTCAGTTGCACCATTAGACAGCTCAGgttcctccacacctgctgctACTTGTGACATCCTACATGAAAAGACTTGTCTACCTGCTGCGCCTGAAGGAAGCAAGCCGAAGGTAACAAATAAGGAAAAATCCCAGAGAAAGAAAGCCCTAGACCCCAGTAAAGCAGATAAGAAGCGAAAGCGTGTTCAGAAAGATGACGCAAAGACAGTGAAGAAACATCGCAAAGACAATGCGGCTCAGTCAGCATCTAAGAAGCCTGCAAAGTCTAAATCTGAAGTGCAACCGCTTGCTGAGGCCAAAGCGATGACTGATGGGAGCCCAGTGGGTGATGGAGAGAAACCTTCTGCAGAAACGGCACAGGCTACAAATAATGGACCTGGATACTCTGTGATAACAAATGGACAGATGTCAGGTGACGCTGaagacacaaaggcctctgtgTGCAAGAACACTCTTGCAGAGTACAGCAAAAAGCCGTACATGCGTCTGCCGCCTACAGCATACCTGGATGAGAAGTACATCACCATGCCAAAACGAAGGAAGGATGCGTTGTCTGTCCTGGTGTCTCAGATGAGCAACGATTTAGAGCAGGCCTGTTTGACATCAGCCGTGCAGAGACAACGATGTGCCAACTGTTTTGCCACGTTCAACAGTGTCGAGGAACTGCAGAGTCATCGCCAGCTGCagaaatgctcagacctcttTGGATTTGACTCCGATGACGAGG GCATCGTGTTTAATTGA